In Terriglobia bacterium, the DNA window GCGCACAGGACGCCCGTTGTGGATCCGCTCGTGACCACTTATCGGGGTTATACGGTTTATAAGCCCGGTCCGTTGACGCAGGGTCCTGTCCTTTTACAAACGCTGCGTTTGCTCGAAGGCTTCGACCTGAAGAGGATGGGCTTCCTTTCGGCGGATTACATCCATACGGTGGTCGAAGCGGAGAAACTGGCCTTTGCGGACCGCGACGAATATTATGGCGATCCGAATTTTGTTAAGGTGCCGATGAAGCAACTGCTCTCCGATAAGTACACCAGGATGCGGCGGGCGCTGATCGATCCGAAGAAGGCGTCTCTGGAGCTGCGACCGGGCGATCCCTACAACATGAAACCCACCAGGCCGCCGACGATTACCGGCCCGTGGCACGGCGGGACCACGGTGATGTGCGTGGCCGACAAGTGGGGCAACGTGATTGCGGCGACTCCCAGCGGCCTGTCGAGCACGGCCGGAGTGGCCGGCCATACGGGCATCATCCACGGCAGCCGGCTGAGCAGCCTGAACACCTTTCCCGGCACTCCCAACGTGATCGAGCCCGGCAAGCGGCCGAGAATCACGCTGAGCCCCACGCTGCTGTTCCACAATGGCCGGCCGGTGATGGCGATCTCGGTGGCGGGCGGTGACCAGCAGGACCAGGCAGCCCTCCAGGTGATCCTCGCTTATGTCGATTTCGGCATGACGCCCGAGCAAGCATTCAACGCGCCACGCTTCTCCACAAGTCACTTCGTCGGCTCGTTCAGCCAGGACCGCCCGCGACTGGGCAGCCTGACGGTACCCAGAAGCGTGGGTGCCGCCGTCGAGGCGGACCTGAGAGCGCGCGGGCATGTTGTGAGGCTTGGCAGCGGCAGGGTCGGTGGCGTGGCGCTGATCGGCATCGATCCCAGGACAAAGGCAGATACGGCGGTCGGACCGGCCGCCGGAAAGATGTAGATAAAATTATGAATTCTGAATTTTGAAGGATGAAACGTGGCTGGGACAGACGCTTGCTCTACAGTGTCTGCGTCTTCGCGGGGCAACAGGTTCTTCTTGAAACTGTGTTCCCAGTCCGTTGGCAACTCGCAAAGTAACTTACCGCAACTTGGCCGGCGCACCGCCCCGCTCTAAACCGCCAGCTTCGCTGATCGCAGGCATTGAAAAACAACGCCTGCGCCAGCCTCGGTCCCAAGGAGAGTCGACCGAACAGCCGCAATTCGTCACCGTGCGCGGACCATTATGGATATCGGGGCTTCACAAATCGCGACCCGGCAAGCGCCCGCCATCCGGGCGACACGCGTGCGATGGGCGATCATCGGGATGCTTGCCATCATCTCCGGCACCACCTACATGGACCGGCTCAACCTGGGGATCGCCGGAAAATACATCCAGGAAGAATTTGCTTTCAGCAATCAAACGATGGGCTGGATCCTGAGCGCATTCGTTCTCGGATATGCGCTTTTTCAGGTGCCGGGCGGCTGGGCGGGTGACAAGATCGGTCCCCGCCGCATGCTGACATTTGCCATCGTCTGGTGGTCTGTGTTCACGGCCTTGACGGCGCTGGCTCCGCAATTGCCGCTGGCGGGTTGGTTCAGTGTGGGATGGTCATTTGCGATTGTGCGGTTCCTGATCGGAATGGGCGAATCGGCCGCTTACCCAAACTCTGCCAAGATCGTCTCCTACTGGAGCGCCGCGGGAAACCGCGGCGCGGCCACCAGCGTGTTTATTGCAGGATTGGGCGTGGGGGGCGCGCTCTCGCCGTTGGGAATTACCTGGGTCATGTTGCATTGGGGCTGGCGCGCGTCAT includes these proteins:
- a CDS encoding gamma-glutamyltransferase; amino-acid sequence: MARRKSTRPMEPFDVRKLFSITLVYLLVNVPLARAQATLPAASGQSAAAVARGPSVASGSQGVVVSGKPAATAAGIKILKAGGNAADAGAATLLALSVTYVGAFCVGGEVPILVYSADKKNVKLLEGQGEAPRDPKAIAWYMKHGIPGNGDVKAAAVPGMLDAVVTLLKLYGTMSFEQVVQPTLAILDAGGPTWYIDTGDRQRIETGVHWQADLAVTFRKLVDSERAAKGTREQKLQAVSDRFYRGDIADALEAWYIGKGGFLRKVDLAAHRTPVVDPLVTTYRGYTVYKPGPLTQGPVLLQTLRLLEGFDLKRMGFLSADYIHTVVEAEKLAFADRDEYYGDPNFVKVPMKQLLSDKYTRMRRALIDPKKASLELRPGDPYNMKPTRPPTITGPWHGGTTVMCVADKWGNVIAATPSGLSSTAGVAGHTGIIHGSRLSSLNTFPGTPNVIEPGKRPRITLSPTLLFHNGRPVMAISVAGGDQQDQAALQVILAYVDFGMTPEQAFNAPRFSTSHFVGSFSQDRPRLGSLTVPRSVGAAVEADLRARGHVVRLGSGRVGGVALIGIDPRTKADTAVGPAAGKM